GCAGCGACTTCCCCAAGATCGAAGTATTCCGGCCCGCGCTGGGCCGGGCGCCGCTGTGGCCGGAAATCGGCAGCGTGGTGGCGGTGGCAACGGATGCGCCGATTCAACTGGAAACGGAGGTGCCCCGCGGCATGGCGGTGCTGGATCTGAACGATGTGGAAGCGGTGTACCGGTTCACACTGGAACACACGGGCCTTCAGGTCCGCCCCTGATCCGGCCGGCCGCACCATCCAAACCCTGGGGCAAACCAGCGGTTCCGCCAACATGCCAATCGGCCCCGCGCGGAAGATCGGCTTGACCGCGGGCAAACGGATTCCGGGCCGGATCCAATCCAATATTTCAAAATCACGAATCTCAAATGGATTTGAATAAGTTGAGATTTAGTTAATCAATTAAGCAAGAACACAGAATAAAAGCATTTTTCGCATAAAAAGAGCACGAAAAGCCCCTCGAATAATATGATTTAAATATTTTTCATACAAAAACCGGCCAGACCCTCGGTAGCATGGCGATCCTCTTTAAACCCGGCCTCGCCAAAACATGCGAGGCATCAATACCCGCAAGACGCATCGACATGGCACTGAGTTATTACAATTCGATCGACGACCTCCTGGGACGCCGTGAAACCCGCTATTTTGGAAACGGATACATCAACACCACACGGTCCGTTTCCGATTTTTAATGCATCGAGACCGATACAGGATTGCAATTCTCGTGCGTCGCGGCACTGGAACTCCCTTCCCTATGGTCGGCAAAGGGCGATTCAAAGCAAAAACCGCATCTGAGCAGCATCGATGTGATCGAACTGGCGACCGAGTGCACGCGCAGGGTCTTTCACCAGGTCTTCGGCGGACGCGAGTTTTCTCTGGAGTCCATCCGAAAGCTCCTGGTTGGTGCGGGCAGCGAGCCCGTGGAAGAGGCGCTGGACGCCATCTCGATCACCGGTGTGGCCAGCCGGCTGCCGGACGGGGCGTACCATCTGCGGGCGCAGATCTCCAGCATGAGCGTCGACGTCACTTTCTCGGCGCGGGAAGAAGGCAGGCCGCGGATGACCGGCGAAAACAGGAATCCGATATCGATCGAGAATGTCACGCTCAACCGGAACGCATTGACAGCCTCGGCCATTGTGCTGCCTTTTCAGGAAAGCCATGACGACAGTTGGTCGCTGTCGGACTGTTTTGCATCCGTGGCGCAGGTCGGACAAGCGCTCCTGTACAACCTGGACGGCATCGTCCGTGAAGCAAGCAATACCCTGTGGATGCGAAAAATCTCAATGACCCTTTTTTCCGGAATTCCGGAATGCAACATGCCACAGCCGCTCTATGTCAGGCTGGATAATTCGAAGAAATTGAAATTGGGAAATGATTATTGGCGCAGCGCCGATGTATTCTGCATCTTCTGCAATACCAATATCGTTTGCCGGGTCGCGCACAAACTCTGAATGCAATCGGGTTCATGCCATGCCCAATATGTCCACCCATTTCCATCATCAGCCGGTAGAGGCGTTCATCATCGATCTCGATGGAACGATGGTCGACACCATCGACGATCTGGCCATCGCGTTCAATACCGCCCTGAACCAGCT
The sequence above is a segment of the Ralstonia nicotianae genome. Coding sequences within it:
- a CDS encoding AvrD family protein — encoded protein: MQFSCVAALELPSLWSAKGDSKQKPHLSSIDVIELATECTRRVFHQVFGGREFSLESIRKLLVGAGSEPVEEALDAISITGVASRLPDGAYHLRAQISSMSVDVTFSAREEGRPRMTGENRNPISIENVTLNRNALTASAIVLPFQESHDDSWSLSDCFASVAQVGQALLYNLDGIVREASNTLWMRKISMTLFSGIPECNMPQPLYVRLDNSKKLKLGNDYWRSADVFCIFCNTNIVCRVAHKL